DNA sequence from the Alkalilimnicola ehrlichii MLHE-1 genome:
CGCCGGGCGTATGAGCGCCGGTGAACTGGCCGCCTTCGTGTTCTATGCCGTGTTGGCGGCCGGGGCCACCGGTGCGGTCTCCGAGGTGGTCGGGGAGCTTTACCGGGCCGCCGGGGCGACGGAACGGCTGACGGAACTGTTGCGCAACCAGCCGCGCATCCGCGCCCCGGCACGGCCGGTGCCGCCGCCACAACCGCTGCGCGGTGCCATCAGCCTGGAGGGTGTCGCTTTCGCCTACCCGGGGCGGCCGCAACAGCGGGTGCTGGACCGGGTGGACCTGAGGGTGGCCGCGGGTGAGCGGGTCGCCCTGGTGGGGCCCTCCGGCGCCGGCAAAAGCACGGTGTTCGCGTTGCTGCTGCGTTTCTACGACCCGATTGAGGGCCGGGTGTGCCTGGATGGCGTGGACCTGAAGGCGATGGATCCGAAGGCAGTGCGCGCTGCGATCGGGCTGGTGGCCCAGGAGCCCACCCTCTTTACCGGGACGGCGTGGGAGAACATCCGCTATGGCCGGGAGGATGCGGACGATGCTGACGTCCGCCGGGCCGCGGAGGCGGCCCATTGCACTGAGTTCCTGCAGCAACTGCCCGAGGGGTTCGATACCCCCCTGGGACCGGGCGGGGTTCAGCTCTCCGGCGGTCAGCGCCAGCGCATCGCCATTGCCCGGGCCATCCTGCGCGACCCGGCGTTACTGCTGCTGGATGAGGCCACCAGTAACCTGGACGCCGACAGCGAGGCGCGCATCCAGTCGGCGCTCGAGGATCTGATGCGCGAGCGGACCAGCCTGGTGATTGCCCACCGCCTGGCCACGGTACAGTCGGCGGACCGTATCGTGGTGATGCAGTCCGGCCGGATCCAGGCGGAGGGCAGCCACCGTCAGTTGCTGCGCGACAGCCCGCTGTACGCGCACCTGGCGGCCCTGCAGTTCGGCAGTGACCCGGATGGAGGGTCTCCAGGGGCTGCACAGCCTGTGGGGTAAGGCGCAGTCAGCGCCACCAGTCGAGCCATTTCCGGCACTCGCGCAGGGCATCGGCATAGAGCGTGTCGCGCTCACAATGGTCCACGCTCCACTCCCGGGACAAGCCATCGCTGGTGACATGCACGGTGGCAAGGCGGGGCCGTTCCGGCCGGCCGTGCAGGGCGGGGAAGGCGAATTGGGGACGTTGGTAGACCCGCCCCTGGGCCACATAGATCGGGTGCATACCGTGCTCGCCGGTGACACAGAGCTGCGCCCCGTCCCGCGTACGCTCGGCGTGGATCGGGTGCCCCTCCCGATTCAGCTCTTCTGCGACGGCCTGGAGCGCCGGGTAGACCGTCTCGTCCAAACAGCGGCGGACCGCCTCCTCGGCCTCATCCAGGACCTCCGCCGCCCGTTGACGGTCCTTGAACCGTTCCCGGCGCAGGAGCCAATGCTGGACCCGGCGCGGCCAGAGCTGTAACCACCGCCCCGGGGCGTGCAAGCCCGCGGCCTCGCCGGGCGGCAGCGCCCGGGCCCGGCGCTCGCGCAGGTAGCGGGATAAGCGGTCCAGCCCCGGCTCCGGCATGGTGCCAATCTCCTCGACCTGGGCGGCATCGGCTCGGAACGCGGTCCATAGGCCCCAGGCCATCAGGAGCAGGACCAGGGACAGGGGCAGGGCAGCGGTGAGCGTGGCCGTTTGCAGGGCCTGCAGGCCGCCGGCCAGCAGCAGCACCGCCGCCGCCGCGCCGGTGAGCAGGCTCCAGAAGAGTTTCAGCAGCAGCGGGGGGTTCGGATTGCCCCCGGAGGAGAGGATATTCATTACCAATGCCCCGGAGTCGGCGGAGGTCACGAAATAG
Encoded proteins:
- a CDS encoding ABC transporter transmembrane domain-containing protein, yielding MTVAGPKRLEALRPLLAFLRRYRLRVTAAVAALLVAAGSVLTLGQALRLVVDRGFLGEDPAELNRLLLLAMTVILIMALASALRYYLVSWIGERVAADLRTAVFDHVTHLEPAFFELNGVGEIQSRLTTDTSVLQTILGSSFSIAVRNLLLLAGAVVMLFITSPRLTAFVLLSLPLVLIPILYFGRRVRRLSRASQDRVADVGSYAGETLHAIRTVQAFGHEAADRRRFRRHVDAAFATAVRRVRQRAWLVGMAMMLAFTAVGIILWQGGHDVLAGRMSAGELAAFVFYAVLAAGATGAVSEVVGELYRAAGATERLTELLRNQPRIRAPARPVPPPQPLRGAISLEGVAFAYPGRPQQRVLDRVDLRVAAGERVALVGPSGAGKSTVFALLLRFYDPIEGRVCLDGVDLKAMDPKAVRAAIGLVAQEPTLFTGTAWENIRYGREDADDADVRRAAEAAHCTEFLQQLPEGFDTPLGPGGVQLSGGQRQRIAIARAILRDPALLLLDEATSNLDADSEARIQSALEDLMRERTSLVIAHRLATVQSADRIVVMQSGRIQAEGSHRQLLRDSPLYAHLAALQFGSDPDGGSPGAAQPVG